From the Leucobacter tenebrionis genome, one window contains:
- a CDS encoding ABC transporter substrate-binding protein, with translation MLRQPSDPVVRDLVNRARVARMNRRQLLRGASLGAAMLGMGSLAACAGSSGPGDGSRGTVRWANWTYYLDYDDETGGWPSLDAFMEQSDIRVEYFEDIDDNKTFIAKIKDQLKLEQDTGYDVMVPSDTTLVRLLEQEQITEFDRSLMPNVDAQMIDLVQHASFDPERTWSIPYQAGMTGLVYNTQLYPKGVREVSDLWAPELKGKVNLLTEQDDTLALIMLEQGVDIEGDWGDDEFEAALDVAAKHISSGQVATVKGNSYTQDLEQETVWAGMAWSGDIAILNEDAGEEIWKFVVPESGASVFVDSFCMPKATGAFEQVHELIDYYYEPEVAAQVAEYVQYVTPVAGAREAMEKLNPALAENPLIFPDDAMSKRIFDMRSLTAEEDNRYSQAYQRILGN, from the coding sequence ATGCTCCGTCAGCCGTCGGACCCCGTCGTGCGAGATCTGGTGAACCGGGCGCGAGTCGCCCGCATGAACCGCCGTCAGCTGCTGCGAGGCGCCTCGCTCGGCGCAGCCATGCTGGGCATGGGCTCGCTGGCCGCCTGCGCCGGATCGAGCGGCCCGGGCGACGGCTCGCGCGGTACCGTGCGCTGGGCGAACTGGACCTACTACCTCGACTACGACGACGAGACCGGCGGCTGGCCCTCGCTCGACGCCTTCATGGAGCAGAGCGACATCCGCGTCGAGTACTTCGAGGACATCGACGACAACAAGACGTTCATCGCCAAGATCAAGGATCAGCTGAAGCTCGAGCAGGATACGGGCTACGACGTGATGGTGCCCTCCGACACCACGCTCGTGCGGCTGCTCGAGCAGGAGCAGATCACCGAGTTCGATCGCTCTCTCATGCCCAACGTCGACGCCCAGATGATCGACCTCGTGCAGCACGCGTCCTTCGACCCCGAGCGCACGTGGTCGATCCCCTATCAGGCCGGCATGACGGGCCTCGTCTACAACACTCAGCTGTACCCCAAGGGCGTGCGCGAGGTCTCGGACCTGTGGGCGCCCGAGCTCAAGGGCAAGGTGAACCTGCTCACCGAGCAGGACGACACTCTGGCGCTCATCATGCTCGAGCAGGGCGTGGACATCGAGGGCGACTGGGGCGACGACGAGTTCGAGGCAGCCCTGGATGTAGCGGCGAAGCACATCTCGAGCGGTCAGGTCGCTACCGTCAAGGGCAATTCGTACACTCAGGATCTCGAGCAGGAGACGGTCTGGGCCGGCATGGCCTGGTCGGGCGACATCGCGATCCTCAACGAGGACGCCGGCGAGGAGATCTGGAAGTTCGTGGTGCCCGAATCCGGCGCCTCGGTCTTCGTCGACTCGTTCTGCATGCCGAAGGCGACGGGGGCGTTCGAGCAGGTGCACGAGCTCATCGATTACTACTACGAGCCCGAGGTGGCGGCGCAGGTCGCCGAATACGTGCAGTACGTCACCCCGGTCGCCGGCGCCCGGGAGGCGATGGAGAAGCTGAACCCCGCACTCGCCGAGAACCCGCTCATCTTCCCCGACGATGCGATGTCGAAGCGTATCTTCGACATGCGCTCGCTCACCGCCGAGGAGGACAACCGCTACTCGCAGGCGTACCAGCGCATCCTCGGCAACTGA
- a CDS encoding NCS2 family permease, with translation MAEARQQTSQQIAEPKQPSGGIDRFFRITERGSTFGAEIRGGLVTFVTMAYIVILNPIILSGSQDVLGNYIDGSPGGEQAFAQASAVTALTAGLMTILFGVVSRLPFGFAAGLGINAFLAFSVVGQVTWPEAMAIVVINGVLIVLLAATGLRRMIFDAVPVELKLAITVGIGLFIAFIGFVNSGFVTSTGSNSPPVGLGIGGSVVTIPTLLFVVTLIVTGVLVAAKVKGGLLIGLISGTVIAVIVEAIAHLGPRAGADGEIANPGGWGLTVPELGSAPFSLPDLGLVGAVSFDFGRVGAVTVVMLVFTLLFTNFFDAMGTMTGLSREAGLADEKGNFPNIKSALVVEGVGAIAGGLTSSSSNTVFIESGAGIGEGARTGFANVVTGLMFLLAMFFTPLTGIVPTEVAAAALVIVGALMMAQIKNIDLSDFRVLLPVFLTVAVMPMTYSIANGIGAGFVAWVLVHAFSGRARSIHWLLWVVAAGFVVFFARGPIEALLGA, from the coding sequence GTGGCAGAGGCTCGTCAGCAAACCAGTCAGCAGATCGCGGAACCGAAGCAGCCGAGCGGCGGCATCGATCGCTTCTTCCGCATCACGGAACGCGGATCCACCTTCGGAGCCGAGATCCGGGGCGGGCTGGTCACCTTCGTGACGATGGCCTACATCGTGATCCTCAACCCGATCATCCTCTCGGGCAGCCAGGATGTGCTCGGCAACTACATCGACGGCAGCCCCGGCGGAGAGCAGGCCTTCGCTCAGGCGAGCGCCGTCACCGCGCTCACCGCCGGTCTGATGACGATCCTCTTCGGCGTGGTGTCGCGGCTTCCCTTCGGCTTCGCGGCGGGGCTCGGGATCAACGCCTTCCTCGCGTTCTCCGTCGTCGGGCAGGTGACCTGGCCCGAGGCGATGGCGATCGTCGTGATCAACGGCGTGCTGATCGTGCTGCTCGCGGCCACGGGCCTGCGCCGCATGATCTTCGACGCGGTCCCAGTCGAGCTGAAGCTCGCGATCACGGTCGGCATCGGGCTCTTCATCGCGTTCATCGGCTTCGTCAACTCGGGCTTCGTCACCTCGACGGGTTCGAACTCGCCGCCCGTCGGGCTCGGGATCGGCGGATCGGTCGTCACGATCCCGACCCTGCTCTTCGTGGTGACCCTCATCGTCACCGGCGTGCTCGTCGCGGCGAAGGTCAAGGGAGGCCTGCTCATCGGCCTGATCAGCGGCACCGTGATCGCCGTGATCGTCGAGGCGATCGCGCACCTCGGCCCGCGCGCCGGGGCGGACGGCGAGATCGCCAACCCGGGCGGCTGGGGCCTCACCGTGCCCGAGCTCGGCTCCGCGCCCTTCAGCCTGCCCGATCTCGGGCTCGTGGGCGCCGTGAGCTTCGACTTCGGCCGAGTCGGGGCCGTCACGGTCGTGATGCTGGTCTTCACGCTGCTGTTCACCAACTTCTTCGACGCGATGGGCACGATGACCGGCCTCTCGCGCGAGGCCGGACTCGCAGATGAGAAGGGCAACTTCCCCAACATCAAGTCGGCTCTGGTCGTCGAGGGCGTCGGCGCGATCGCGGGCGGCCTCACCTCGTCGTCGTCGAACACCGTCTTCATCGAGTCGGGCGCCGGCATCGGGGAGGGGGCCCGCACGGGCTTCGCCAACGTCGTCACCGGCCTGATGTTCCTGCTCGCGATGTTCTTCACACCGCTCACCGGCATCGTGCCCACCGAGGTCGCGGCCGCGGCGCTCGTGATCGTGGGCGCTCTCATGATGGCGCAGATCAAGAACATCGACCTGAGCGACTTCCGGGTGCTGCTGCCCGTCTTCCTGACGGTCGCCGTCATGCCGATGACATACTCCATCGCCAACGGCATCGGCGCGGGCTTCGTGGCGTGGGTGCTCGTGCACGCCTTCAGCGGTCGCGCCCGCAGCATCCACTGGCTGCTGTGGGTCGTCGCCGCGGGCTTCGTGGTCTTCTTCGCGCGCGGTCCCATCGAGGCGCTGCTCGGAGCCTGA
- a CDS encoding FKBP-type peptidyl-prolyl cis-trans isomerase — MSETPMTKPEIEFPEGPAPTELQIVDLVEGSGAEAQASSTVDVHYLGVEYDSGEEFDSSWSRGESINFPLRALIQGWQVGIPGMKVGGRRKLIVPPAQAYGASGGHPLSGKTLIFIIDLLGVS; from the coding sequence ATGAGTGAAACACCCATGACCAAGCCCGAGATCGAGTTCCCCGAGGGGCCGGCCCCCACTGAACTGCAGATCGTGGATCTCGTCGAGGGCTCCGGCGCCGAGGCGCAGGCGAGCTCGACCGTCGACGTGCACTACCTCGGCGTCGAGTACGACTCGGGCGAGGAGTTCGACTCGTCCTGGAGCCGCGGCGAGTCGATCAACTTCCCGCTGCGGGCGCTCATCCAGGGCTGGCAGGTCGGCATCCCCGGCATGAAGGTGGGCGGTCGCCGCAAGCTCATCGTTCCCCCTGCGCAGGCGTACGGCGCCTCCGGCGGCCACCCGCTCTCCGGCAAGACCCTCATCTTCATCATCGATCTGCTGGGCGTCAGCTGA
- a CDS encoding fumarylacetoacetate hydrolase family protein — MRFAHLILSPAGTPELSVVNDERFVPAARLGFDHTTLQQLIEAGPEELGRLRAAAADLPESEWTGIAEATFAPAVIGPPIVLAVGLNYDEHASELSLDNDSGPVLFSLFPNSLGPHEGEVPLPAHISEEVDYEGELGVIIGRAAKNVSPEEALDYVFGYTAINDITARNVQFQEPQWSRCKSFDGFTPIGPVVVTADQIADPQALHITTDVDGLRVQDSTTGFMIRSVAQLISSISQSLTLLPGTVISTGSPGGAGRSRKPPLYLRPGTDVTVTIEGIGSLTSHCVEA, encoded by the coding sequence GTGAGATTCGCGCACTTGATCCTCTCCCCCGCCGGCACCCCCGAGCTCTCGGTGGTGAACGACGAACGCTTCGTTCCCGCGGCTCGCCTCGGCTTCGACCACACGACGCTGCAGCAGCTCATCGAGGCCGGCCCCGAAGAGCTGGGTCGGCTGCGCGCGGCCGCAGCCGACCTTCCCGAGAGCGAGTGGACGGGGATCGCCGAGGCGACCTTCGCCCCGGCCGTCATCGGCCCGCCCATCGTGCTCGCGGTGGGCCTCAACTACGACGAGCACGCGAGCGAGCTGAGCCTCGACAACGACTCCGGCCCGGTGCTCTTCTCCCTCTTCCCGAACTCGCTCGGCCCGCACGAGGGCGAGGTGCCGCTCCCCGCGCACATCAGCGAGGAGGTCGATTACGAGGGCGAGCTCGGTGTCATCATCGGCCGCGCGGCCAAGAACGTCTCCCCCGAGGAGGCGCTCGACTACGTCTTCGGCTACACCGCGATCAACGACATCACGGCGCGCAACGTGCAGTTCCAGGAGCCGCAGTGGTCGCGCTGCAAGTCCTTCGACGGGTTCACCCCGATCGGCCCCGTCGTGGTCACCGCAGACCAGATCGCCGACCCTCAGGCGCTGCACATTACGACCGATGTCGACGGCCTGCGCGTACAGGATTCGACGACGGGCTTCATGATCCGCTCCGTCGCCCAGCTCATCTCGTCAATCTCGCAGTCGCTCACGCTGCTGCCGGGCACGGTCATCTCGACCGGTTCGCCCGGTGGCGCGGGTCGCTCGCGCAAACCCCCGCTCTACCTGCGCCCCGGCACCGATGTGACCGTGACGATCGAGGGCATCGGCTCGCTCACCTCGCACTGCGTCGAGGCCTAG
- a CDS encoding aspartate ammonia-lyase, translated as MSDFLSAQTRTETDSLGSLEIPASAYWGVHTARAHENFPIARRPISVYPDFIRAFACVKQAAARANLEIGALDEQRATLIDRACEEIKTGMLHDQFVVGVVQGGAGTSTNMNANEVITNRALELAGHEKGDYSFINPNDHTNRSQSTNDTYPTAIKIALAFSLTSLLDELALLADSFAAKGREFSHIIKVGRTQLQDAVPMTLGQEFNAFAVTLREDIDRLTEAVSLLREVNMGATAIGTGINAAKGYKEAVIKHLRDITGLELETAGDLVESTSDTGVFITFSGALKRSALKLSKISNDLRLLSSGPQAGLGEINLPARQAGSSIMPGKVNPVIPEAVSQVAYSVAGADVTVSMAVEAGQLQLNAFEPIIAHSLFQSITWLKRACETLRVNCVDGITANEDRLADTVSRSVTVITALAPVIGYAEAAKLAKEALSTNEKVSELVVAHGLLDEAQLADILQPQKLAGLAPETGVIEIVREAAPEKIEDGEAS; from the coding sequence GTGAGTGACTTCTTGTCAGCACAAACCCGCACCGAAACGGACTCGCTCGGCAGCCTCGAGATCCCGGCTTCTGCGTACTGGGGGGTGCACACGGCTCGCGCTCACGAGAACTTCCCCATCGCGCGCCGCCCCATCTCGGTGTACCCCGACTTCATCCGCGCCTTCGCGTGCGTGAAGCAGGCGGCTGCACGGGCCAACCTCGAGATCGGCGCCCTCGACGAGCAGCGCGCGACGCTCATCGACCGGGCGTGCGAGGAGATCAAGACCGGTATGCTGCACGACCAGTTCGTGGTCGGCGTCGTGCAGGGCGGCGCGGGCACCTCGACCAACATGAACGCGAACGAGGTGATCACCAACCGCGCGCTCGAGCTGGCAGGGCATGAGAAGGGCGACTACTCCTTCATCAACCCGAACGATCACACCAACCGCAGCCAGTCGACCAACGACACCTATCCGACCGCGATCAAGATCGCGCTCGCCTTCTCCCTCACCAGCCTGCTCGACGAGCTCGCACTGCTGGCCGATTCGTTCGCCGCGAAGGGCCGCGAGTTCTCGCACATCATCAAGGTCGGCCGCACCCAGCTGCAGGACGCGGTGCCGATGACGCTCGGCCAGGAGTTCAACGCTTTCGCCGTGACCCTTCGCGAGGACATCGATCGGCTCACCGAGGCCGTCTCGCTGCTGCGCGAGGTGAACATGGGCGCCACCGCCATCGGAACGGGCATCAACGCGGCCAAGGGGTACAAGGAGGCCGTGATCAAGCACCTCCGCGACATCACCGGCCTCGAACTCGAGACGGCCGGCGACCTGGTCGAGTCGACCAGCGACACCGGTGTGTTCATCACCTTCTCGGGCGCCCTCAAGCGCAGCGCCCTCAAGCTGTCGAAGATCTCGAACGACCTGCGGCTGCTCTCGTCCGGGCCGCAGGCGGGGCTCGGCGAGATCAACCTGCCCGCGCGCCAGGCCGGCTCGTCGATCATGCCGGGCAAGGTCAACCCCGTGATCCCCGAGGCCGTCTCGCAGGTGGCCTACTCGGTCGCTGGGGCCGACGTCACCGTGTCCATGGCGGTGGAGGCCGGCCAGCTGCAGCTCAACGCTTTCGAGCCCATCATCGCGCACTCCCTGTTCCAGTCGATCACCTGGCTCAAGCGGGCCTGCGAGACGCTGCGCGTCAACTGCGTCGACGGCATCACGGCGAACGAGGATCGTCTCGCCGACACCGTCTCGCGCTCGGTGACCGTGATCACCGCGCTCGCCCCGGTGATCGGCTACGCCGAGGCGGCGAAGCTCGCGAAGGAGGCGCTCAGCACCAACGAGAAGGTCTCCGAGCTCGTGGTCGCCCACGGTCTGCTCGACGAGGCGCAGCTCGCCGATATCCTGCAGCCGCAGAAGCTCGCGGGGCTCGCTCCCGAGACGGGCGTCATCGAGATCGTGCGGGAGGCCGCCCCCGAGAAGATCGAGGACGGCGAGGCTTCCTGA
- a CDS encoding MFS transporter, with protein sequence MFRSLSVRNYRIWFVGALVSNIGAWMQATTQNWVVLTELTDNNAAAVGATMALQFGPQLLLVPFSGAVADRFDRRKVLLVTQSLLMLLAAGLGLLLITGHAQLWHLYGFALALGIVNAFDTTSRQAFVSDLVGSAQLSNAVALNSASFNSARLVGPAVAGVLIAAVGSGWVFLINAASFVAVLGALLLIDSRPPKPATGPRESQLRQLSAGFRYVRARHDLLVIFVMVFLVGAFSMNFPVISSTMAVEFGRGAGDYGLLSSILAIGSLSGALLAARRPAARMRVVILAVGGIGIVSLIAALMPTFWTFAATLVFFGLAISTMLTTANGFVQTTADPAVRGRVLALYMAILMGGTPVGAPLVGAAADALGPRSTLFISAAAGLAAFGIGVTWLFTERRLRFHRDHGLHLRVTHAGRPGLDDDPGRQVETLTAPITILRRSATAVGAGESVPQEGSAAAATGAVPIADLETVDGPAGEPDEKPKRRFRDDGEDPAVQQR encoded by the coding sequence ATGTTCCGCTCCCTGTCGGTGCGCAATTACCGCATCTGGTTCGTGGGGGCGCTGGTGTCGAACATCGGTGCTTGGATGCAGGCCACGACGCAGAACTGGGTGGTGCTGACCGAGCTCACCGACAACAACGCGGCGGCGGTGGGCGCTACGATGGCGCTGCAGTTCGGCCCGCAGCTGCTGCTCGTGCCGTTCAGCGGGGCGGTGGCGGACCGGTTCGACCGCCGCAAGGTGCTGCTGGTCACGCAGTCGCTGCTCATGCTGCTCGCCGCAGGCCTCGGCCTGCTGCTCATCACCGGGCACGCGCAGCTCTGGCACCTCTACGGGTTCGCACTGGCGCTCGGCATCGTCAACGCCTTCGACACGACTTCGCGTCAGGCCTTCGTCTCCGACCTCGTCGGGTCGGCCCAGCTCTCGAACGCGGTCGCGCTCAACTCGGCCTCGTTCAACTCCGCCCGACTGGTGGGACCGGCCGTGGCGGGCGTGCTGATCGCGGCCGTCGGATCGGGGTGGGTCTTCCTCATCAACGCGGCCTCCTTCGTCGCGGTGCTGGGCGCGCTGCTGCTCATCGACTCCCGCCCGCCGAAGCCGGCGACCGGCCCTCGGGAATCGCAGCTTCGGCAGCTCTCAGCCGGTTTCCGCTACGTCCGGGCGAGGCACGATCTGCTGGTCATCTTCGTGATGGTGTTCCTGGTGGGGGCGTTCAGCATGAACTTCCCGGTGATCTCATCGACCATGGCCGTCGAGTTCGGCAGAGGGGCGGGCGACTACGGGCTGCTCTCCTCGATCCTCGCGATCGGCTCGCTCTCCGGCGCGCTGCTGGCGGCGCGCCGCCCCGCGGCCCGCATGCGGGTGGTGATCCTCGCAGTGGGCGGTATCGGCATCGTGAGCCTGATCGCGGCTCTCATGCCCACCTTCTGGACATTCGCGGCCACGCTCGTCTTCTTCGGCCTCGCGATCTCGACGATGCTCACCACGGCCAACGGCTTCGTGCAGACGACGGCGGATCCCGCGGTGCGCGGTCGAGTGCTGGCGCTCTACATGGCGATCCTCATGGGCGGCACCCCGGTCGGAGCGCCGCTCGTGGGCGCCGCCGCCGATGCGCTGGGCCCCCGGTCCACGCTGTTCATCAGCGCCGCGGCCGGTCTTGCGGCGTTCGGGATCGGCGTCACCTGGTTGTTCACGGAGCGCCGGCTGCGCTTCCACCGGGATCACGGCCTGCACCTGCGAGTGACGCATGCGGGTCGCCCCGGCCTCGACGACGACCCCGGGCGTCAGGTGGAGACGCTCACGGCGCCGATCACCATCCTGCGCCGCAGTGCGACCGCGGTCGGTGCGGGGGAGTCGGTGCCGCAGGAGGGCTCGGCAGCGGCAGCCACCGGCGCTGTGCCGATCGCCGATCTCGAGACCGTGGACGGGCCGGCGGGGGAACCTGACGAGAAGCCGAAACGGCGGTTCAGGGACGACGGCGAAGATCCTGCGGTGCAGCAGCGCTAG
- a CDS encoding M48 family metallopeptidase: protein MYSAIRRNKINSVLIILLFIVIIGGLGWLAAYIYNSPGIVIAVVVFAAAYALFQYFAAGRQAIMMSGAQRITEADNPRLYRIVENLSITTGTPMPEVYIVNDPAPNAFATGRNPENAMVAATTGLLDIMTDPELEGVMAHELGHVRNYDIRVSMIVYGLVVAIGMLADMFMRMAFFSRGNNNNGNPVMLIFGLVAMVVAPLIASVVQLAVSRQREYLADATGALTTRHPEALASALHKLSEYGRPLQRQQSSMAHLWIADPLKPGIMDRLFATHPPIPDRIRRLLDMGGKF, encoded by the coding sequence GTGTACAGCGCGATTCGCCGCAACAAGATCAACAGCGTCCTCATCATCCTGCTGTTCATCGTCATCATCGGCGGGCTGGGCTGGCTCGCGGCGTACATTTACAACTCGCCCGGCATCGTGATCGCCGTCGTGGTCTTCGCCGCGGCGTACGCGCTGTTCCAGTACTTCGCCGCAGGGCGCCAGGCCATCATGATGAGCGGCGCGCAGCGCATCACCGAGGCCGATAATCCGAGGCTCTATCGCATCGTCGAGAACCTCTCGATCACCACGGGCACCCCGATGCCCGAGGTCTACATCGTGAACGATCCGGCCCCCAACGCGTTCGCCACCGGACGCAACCCCGAGAACGCGATGGTCGCAGCCACCACGGGTCTGCTCGACATCATGACCGACCCCGAACTCGAGGGCGTCATGGCGCACGAACTGGGGCACGTGCGGAACTACGACATCCGCGTCTCGATGATCGTCTACGGCCTCGTCGTCGCGATCGGCATGCTCGCCGACATGTTCATGCGCATGGCGTTCTTCTCGCGCGGCAATAACAACAACGGCAACCCCGTGATGCTGATCTTCGGCCTCGTCGCGATGGTCGTCGCTCCGCTCATCGCCTCCGTGGTGCAGCTCGCAGTGTCGAGGCAGCGCGAGTACCTGGCGGACGCGACGGGCGCGCTCACCACGCGTCACCCCGAGGCGCTCGCGAGCGCGCTGCACAAGCTCTCCGAGTACGGGCGGCCCCTGCAGCGGCAGCAGTCGAGCATGGCGCACCTCTGGATCGCGGATCCGCTGAAGCCCGGCATCATGGACCGCCTCTTCGCGACGCACCCGCCGATCCCGGATCGCATCCGTCGCCTGCTCGACATGGGCGGAAAATTCTGA
- a CDS encoding LemA family protein: MSGGLIAALIAVGVLVLLIGYVWITYNSLVTLRVRVDEAWSDITVQLKRRADLIPSLVESVKGYAAHEQGVFEDVTKARAETISAQGPAEASAAENHMQQALKSIFAVAEAYPQLQASQNFLQLQSELVDTENKIQASRRFYNGGVREYNTKIQVFPNTLFARGMGFTEREFFEVEDVASISEPPRIQF, from the coding sequence ATGTCTGGTGGATTGATTGCCGCGCTCATCGCAGTCGGCGTGCTCGTACTGCTGATCGGCTACGTCTGGATCACGTACAACTCCCTCGTCACCCTGCGCGTGCGCGTCGACGAGGCGTGGAGCGATATCACGGTGCAGCTGAAGCGGCGAGCCGACCTCATCCCGTCGCTCGTCGAATCGGTCAAGGGCTACGCTGCGCACGAGCAGGGCGTCTTCGAAGACGTGACGAAGGCCCGCGCCGAGACGATCTCCGCTCAGGGACCGGCCGAGGCATCCGCGGCCGAGAACCACATGCAGCAGGCGCTCAAGAGCATCTTCGCCGTCGCGGAGGCGTACCCGCAGCTGCAGGCCAGCCAGAACTTCCTGCAGCTGCAGAGCGAGCTCGTCGACACCGAGAACAAGATCCAGGCCTCGCGCCGCTTCTACAACGGCGGAGTGCGCGAGTACAACACCAAGATCCAGGTCTTCCCCAACACGCTCTTCGCACGCGGCATGGGCTTCACCGAGCGCGAGTTCTTCGAGGTCGAAGACGTCGCCTCGATCTCCGAGCCCCCGCGCATCCAGTTCTGA
- a CDS encoding D-arabinono-1,4-lactone oxidase, producing the protein MTGRSRTRAGEVAGPNARWNTRWSNWAGTEHSRPELEIVPRRAEQIALAVQRARETGRTVKPIGASHSFTGIGATDGIRIDMSRMRGLVSADPARGRVTLWGGTHLWELPAILNPLGLALANMGDVDRQTVTGATQTGTHGTGVRLGGLATGVVGATIVTGSGETLVIDEDHHPDLLPAVALGLGALGVLVTITLQCVPRYLLRAEEAPLPLDEVLDGFVDRTREADHFEFFWFPHTRRARTKTNTRLPLEAGRDPLTPAARFADEELANNLVFGACAAFGSAAPGAVPRINRFIEGVSSRRSYADESHRVYVTHRRVRFHEMEYGLPLEAVPDAMRELRSMIERRRHRISFPVEVRSAAADELLLSTASGRDTGYIAVHRYRRDRDRGYFSDAEAILAAHGGRPHWGKMHTQTAAVLRERYPAFEEFIEIRDRLDPERLFANPYLARVLGE; encoded by the coding sequence GTGACGGGACGATCGCGCACACGAGCGGGCGAGGTCGCGGGGCCGAACGCGCGCTGGAACACTCGCTGGAGCAACTGGGCGGGCACCGAGCACTCGCGGCCTGAGCTCGAGATCGTGCCCCGCCGGGCCGAGCAGATCGCGCTCGCGGTGCAGCGCGCTCGCGAGACCGGGCGCACCGTCAAGCCGATCGGCGCGTCGCACAGCTTCACCGGGATCGGCGCGACCGACGGCATCCGCATCGACATGAGTCGCATGCGCGGCCTCGTCTCCGCCGATCCGGCGCGCGGCCGCGTCACCCTCTGGGGAGGCACCCACCTGTGGGAGCTGCCGGCGATCCTCAACCCGCTCGGCCTCGCGCTCGCGAACATGGGGGACGTGGATCGCCAGACCGTCACCGGCGCCACGCAGACCGGCACGCACGGCACCGGTGTGCGCCTCGGCGGTCTCGCGACCGGCGTGGTCGGGGCGACGATCGTGACGGGCAGCGGTGAGACGCTCGTGATCGACGAGGATCACCACCCCGACCTGCTGCCGGCCGTCGCATTGGGGCTCGGCGCGCTCGGGGTGCTCGTCACGATCACGCTGCAGTGCGTTCCCCGCTACCTACTGCGGGCAGAGGAAGCGCCGCTGCCGCTCGACGAGGTGCTCGACGGTTTCGTGGATCGCACGCGCGAGGCAGACCACTTCGAGTTCTTCTGGTTTCCGCACACCCGCCGGGCGCGCACGAAGACCAACACCCGCTTGCCGCTCGAGGCGGGGCGCGACCCGCTGACCCCCGCCGCCCGCTTCGCCGATGAGGAGCTCGCGAACAACCTCGTGTTCGGCGCCTGCGCGGCATTCGGCAGTGCCGCCCCGGGCGCGGTGCCGCGCATCAACCGCTTCATCGAGGGCGTGTCGAGCAGGCGGAGCTACGCGGACGAGTCGCACCGCGTCTACGTCACCCACCGCCGCGTGCGCTTCCACGAGATGGAGTACGGCCTGCCGCTCGAGGCCGTGCCCGACGCGATGCGCGAACTGCGGTCGATGATCGAACGGCGCCGGCATCGCATCTCCTTCCCGGTCGAGGTGCGGTCGGCCGCGGCCGACGAGCTGCTGCTCTCGACGGCGAGCGGCCGTGACACGGGCTACATCGCCGTGCACCGCTATCGCAGGGATCGGGATCGCGGCTACTTCAGCGACGCCGAGGCCATCCTCGCCGCGCACGGCGGGCGGCCGCACTGGGGCAAGATGCACACGCAGACGGCGGCCGTGCTGCGGGAGCGCTACCCGGCCTTCGAGGAGTTCATCGAGATCCGGGATCGCCTCGATCCCGAGCGCCTCTTCGCGAACCCGTACCTCGCGCGCGTGCTGGGGGAGTAG